From one Rosa rugosa chromosome 4, drRosRugo1.1, whole genome shotgun sequence genomic stretch:
- the LOC133745094 gene encoding uncharacterized protein LOC133745094 yields MDKSWMHADRRSKKFEVGVAEFLKFAESNANNKNKISCPCLKCSNTEGFSVGVIKDHIFWNGINESYKHWRWHGEAATSAMNDNRVESETVDWEPGMGENDWGFGESEDEQISEDSNEFLKYVEDGDQPLYPGCTKTTKLNGLIQTFNLKAKHGMTDACYSDMLIMIGGLLPEGNQVPLSLYEAKKTLSALGMEYEKIHACPNDCILYRQQHADALICPNCGVPRWKLGRDKTVKEGIPAKVLWYFPPIPRFKRLYQSTNTAKNLTWHEFGRKKDGMMRHPADSPTWELLDKQYPEFSSDPRNLRLALSSDGFNPHSSLSSKYSCWPVILVTYNLPPWLCMKRKFMMLTLLISGPKQPGNDIDIYLQPLIDDLKILWDGVEGVYDALRGDYFKLKAVLLWTINDFPAYGNLSGSIVKGYNACPICLDQTRPHRLKRGKKMAFMRHRRFLPRHHPYRKQAAAFDNTIEEDLPPLPLTGEEVFSRVEGLNCVCGKKKRSPPAKGVEEQGRPCWKKKSVFFELEYWKYIPVRHNLDVMHIEKNCCDAIIGTLLNIPGKTKDGVAARLDMVEMGIRAGLNPKVGAKRDKLPLASWNLMLAEKKIVCGSFFEMTVPVRFSSNVRNLVSMEDLKLAGLKSHDCHTIMQILLPVALRSVLEKPVRYAIIRFCLFFKAICAKVIDVSKLEKMQADLVVTVCLLEKYFPPSFFDIMIHLTVHLVREVQLCGPVFFRWMYPFERYMKVFKGWVRCRRHPEGCIAESYIVEEAVEFCTERMLSDASTAGIPESSKPRARNASKPLSGATMISVYGKEMHEAHLCILQNTEDASPYFIEHLELLKLLNPRFSKNEKWLKDKQNKTFSVWLKERVSNELQFPDNNVSETMRWMSSGPNHVVPTFSGYQVNGVDFNTKERDNVRSVQNSGVFLVADAMQVSSAKDKNPKTNDMDFYGVIQQIWEVDYYKFRVPLFKCDWVENVRGIKVDELGFTLVNLNRKGHLNDAFVLASHVKQIFYIEDPLDPQWSVVVRVPDRDYQGTDSDEELEDIEVEQQPFEATMPSIETFDNIDGDQHSNYMRPGDEAIWVENDCNQRG; encoded by the exons ATGGATAAGTCATGGATGCATGCTGATAGAAGATCAAAGAAGTTTGAGGTAGGAGTAGCAGAGTTTCTCAAGTTTGCCGAGTCTAATGCCAATAACAAAAACAAGATTTCTTGTCCTTGCTTGAAATGTAGTAACACGGAGGGATTTTCTGTTGGAGTTATTAAGGATCATATATTTTGGAATGGTATtaacgaaagttataagcattGGAGGTGGCATGGGGAAGCTGCTACATCTGCTATGAATGACAATAGAGTTGAATCTGAAACTGTAGATTGGGAACCTGGGATGGGGGAGAATGATTGGGGCTTTGGGGAAAGTGAGGATGAGCAGATTTCCGAAGACTCTAATGAGTTTTTGAAGTATGTAGAGGATGGGGATCAACCTTTGTACCCTGGTTGTACGAAGACAACCAAGCTGAATGGTCTGATTCAGACCTTCAatttgaaagcaaagcatggaaTGACCGATGCTTGCTATTCAGATATGCTTATCATGATTGGGGGTCTGCTTCCTGAAGGGAATCAGGTTCCTTTGTCTTTGTATGAAGCGAAAAAGACACTTAGTGCTTTAGGGATGGAGTATGAAAAAATTCATGCATGTCCTAATGACTGCATCTTGTATAGACAGCAGCATGCAGATGCACTCATCTGCCCCAACTGTGGTGTTCCAAGGTGGAAATTGGGTAGGGATAAAACTGTGAAAGAAGGGATACCTGCAAAGGTTTTATGGTACTTTCCACCAATCCCAAGGTTCAAACGATTGTATCAATCGACCAACACAGCTAAGAATCTTACTTGGCATGAGTTTGGTAGAAAGAAAGATGGAATGATGCGACACCCAGCTGATTCTCCTACTTGGGAATTACTTGACAAGCAATATCCAGAATTCAGTAGCGACCCTAGAAACCTCAGACTAGCTCTATCTTCTGATGGATTTAACCCGCATAGTTCTCTAAGCAGCAAGTATTCTTGTTGGCCAGTTATACTGGTCACATATAACCTTCCTCCATGGCTTTGTATGAAGAGGAAGTTTATGATGTTAACATTGTTAATATCGGGACCAAAGCAACCTGGTAACGATATAGACATCTACTTGCAGCCATTAATAGATGATCTGAAAATATTGTGGGATGGGGTTGAGGGAGTATACGATGCACTAAGAGGGGACTACTTCAAATTGAAAGCGGTGCTGCTGTGGACTATTAATGACTTTCCCGCATACGGGAACTTGTCTGGTAGCATTGTTAAAGGATACAATGCTTGTCCAATATGCCTTGACCAGACTCGACCTCATAGGTTGAAGAGAGGTAAAAAAATGGCATTCATGAGGCATCGCAGGTTCCTACCTAGACATCATCCGTATAGGAAACAGGCTGCTGCTTTTGACAACACCATAGAGGAGGACCTACCTCCTCTACCATTAACCGGAGAGGAGGTGTTTTCTAGAGTAGAGGGTCTGAATTGTGTGTGTGGGAAAAAGAAACGCTCTCCTCCTGCCAAGGGTGTTGAAGAGCAAGGGAGACCTTGCTGGAAGAAGAAGTCTGTCTTCTTTGAACTAGAGTACTGGAAATATATTCCGGTACGACATAATCTCGATGTCATGCACATTGAGAAGAATTGCTGTGATGCCATCATTGGTACGCTGCTGAACATTCCCGGGAAGACAAAGGATGGGGTTGCAGCGCGTTTGGACATGGTGGAAATGGGTATTAGGGCTGGTTTGAACCCAAAAGTTGGTGCCAAAAGGGATAAATTACCTCTGGCTAGTTGGAACTTGATGCTTgctgaaaaaaaaatagtttgtgGCTCTTTTTTTGAAATGACAGTTCCTGTTAGGTTTTCGTCAAATGTAAGGAATCTTGTCTCTATGGAGGATTTAAAACTTGCTGGTCTGAAATCGCATGACTGTCACACTATCATGCAGATTCTTCTTCCTGTTGCTTTACGTTCTGTTCTTGAGAAGCCGGTTAGGTATGCAATAATCCGCTTTTGCCTTTTCTTCAAGGCAATATGTGCTAAAGTGATCGATGTTTCGAAGCTGGAAAAAATGCAAGCAGACTTGGTTGTTACTGTTTGCTtattggagaagtattttcCGCCTTCATTTTTCGACATTATGATCCATCTAACTGTGCATCTCGTACGAGAAGTTCAGCTTTGTGGTCCAGTATTTTTTCGGTGGATGTACCCCTTCGAGAGGTACATGAAAGTCTTTAAAGGGTGGGTTAGATGTCGAAGGCATCCTGAGGGATGCATAGCAGAGTCTTATATTGTTGAAGAGGCTGTTGAGTTTTGCACTGAACGTATGCTTAGTGATGCTTCTACTGCTGGAATCCCTGAAAGTTCCAAACCACGAGCCCGTAATGCATCCAAACCGCTATCAGGCGCTACCATGATTTCTGTCTATGGCAAGGAGATGCATGAAGCACATCTGTGTATATTGCAGAATACCGAGGATGCAAGTCCTTATTTCAT TGAACATCTGGAATTGTTGAAGCTTCTCAATCCAAggttttccaaaaatgaaaagtgGCTCAAGGATAAACAAAACAAGACCTTTTCTGTCTGGTTAAAAGAAAGG GTTTCAAATGAACTGCAGTTTCCGGACAATAATGTTTCGGAAACAATGAGGTGGATGTCAAGTGGACCGAATCATGTAGTGCCGACCTTTAGTGGATACCAGGTTAATGGTGTTGATTTCAACACTAAGGAGCGGGACAATGTGCGATCAGTGCAAAACAGTGGGGTTTTTTTGGTGGCTGATGCAATGCAAGTTTCTAGTGCAAAGGATAAAAATCCCAAAACTAATGATATGGACTTCTATGGTGTCATACAACAAATATGGGAGGTGGACTACTACAAGTTTAGGGTACCGTTGTTTAAATGTGATTGGGTTGAGAATGTTAGGGGCATTAAAGTAGATGAACTAGGGTTTACATTGGTAAATCTGAATAGGAAAGGTCATCTTAATGATGCTTTTGTCTTAGCTAGCCATGTTAAGCAAATATTTTACATTGAGGATCCCCTCGATCCTCAATGGTCAGTGGTTGTAAGGGTCCCAGATAGAGACTATCAAGGGACTGATTCAGATGAGGAGTTAGAAGATATTGAAGTAGAACAACAGCCATTTGAAGCAACAATGCCATCGATCGAGACTTTTGATAATATAGATGGTGATCAGCATAGCAATTATATGCGTCCTGGAGATGAAGCAATATGGGTGGAAAATGACTGCAATCAACGTGgctga